The Helicobacter kayseriensis genome has a window encoding:
- a CDS encoding methyl-accepting chemotaxis protein, producing the protein MFKSIVWKTTLLTGLLALIGFASFSFVSYQEAKNQIFNVIIENQRQKVNNNKVFITNQIDRVQEEFQKFLKNMTPEVFESPKLLESLLVAFFDASDLSSVFFGFADNGRALVVSQDKQKPHYLTMEKDGFDARKREWYKAAIQNKKGNIGRAYVDLYTKEVVISVAFPFVINGQLVGVLGGDLPLKKIREELSKSKMSPNSYDFLIDDRNFLIVYPKAELLLKDHDGVRGLVETYKKVGDSVPFRYSATGGSALGKMCSSLPQTGWLVCSSLAEDDYASRLDALFEKQIFLTIVFVLLVGIILFFAIRYLLDPIKMIQNGLLSFFSYLSGKTKRASLIYLDSKDEFGVMADMINQNIQNIQSQIQADHALILEAKDVANKVRMGDYDTNIKHSTTNTALEEFKQSVNEMIGATKEHFLATNQALQAYTSYDYVQKLELKGICKGGAFDFLVQNINALRDSLALMLENSLTQGKELQSSSLTLKESVQTLFDGSSQQFNSLQESANHVRKIHEAMGRVSAKTQEVIQYSADIREVVNIISDIADQTNLLALNAAIEAARAGEHGRGFGVVADEVRKLAERTQKSLGEIEANANILAQAIDEMSESIGKQALGISKINDAISKLENVTRQNVEVADKTEKIAKEVASMADEIVGEASSKSW; encoded by the coding sequence ATGTTTAAAAGTATTGTTTGGAAAACAACCCTTCTGACTGGTTTATTGGCATTGATCGGTTTTGCAAGTTTTTCTTTTGTGTCCTATCAAGAGGCAAAAAATCAAATTTTTAATGTCATTATTGAAAATCAAAGACAGAAAGTCAATAACAATAAGGTTTTTATTACAAATCAGATCGATCGTGTGCAAGAAGAATTTCAAAAATTTTTGAAAAATATGACACCTGAAGTATTTGAAAGCCCCAAACTTTTGGAGAGCTTGCTTGTTGCTTTTTTTGATGCCTCTGATTTAAGCAGTGTATTTTTTGGATTTGCTGATAATGGACGCGCTCTTGTTGTGAGTCAGGATAAACAAAAGCCTCATTATCTCACAATGGAAAAAGATGGGTTTGATGCAAGAAAGCGTGAGTGGTATAAAGCAGCGATCCAAAACAAAAAGGGCAACATAGGACGAGCTTATGTTGATTTATACACAAAAGAAGTCGTGATCAGTGTGGCTTTTCCTTTTGTGATCAATGGGCAATTAGTCGGTGTGCTTGGTGGGGATTTGCCTCTTAAGAAGATTCGAGAAGAGCTTTCCAAAAGCAAAATGTCTCCCAATTCTTATGATTTTTTGATTGATGATCGGAATTTTTTGATCGTATATCCCAAAGCAGAACTTCTGCTAAAAGATCATGATGGGGTGAGGGGATTGGTTGAGACTTATAAAAAGGTGGGGGATAGTGTGCCTTTTAGATATAGCGCTACAGGAGGATCTGCACTTGGAAAAATGTGCTCCTCTTTGCCACAAACAGGATGGCTTGTGTGTTCTTCTTTGGCTGAAGATGATTATGCATCAAGATTAGATGCATTGTTTGAAAAGCAAATTTTTCTCACAATTGTTTTTGTTTTGCTTGTAGGGATCATTCTTTTCTTTGCAATCCGTTATTTGCTTGATCCTATCAAGATGATCCAAAATGGACTTTTGTCCTTTTTTTCGTATTTGAGTGGAAAAACAAAAAGAGCCTCTTTGATTTATCTAGATTCCAAAGATGAATTTGGGGTGATGGCGGATATGATCAATCAAAATATTCAAAATATCCAATCACAAATTCAAGCTGACCATGCGTTGATCCTTGAGGCAAAAGATGTAGCCAATAAGGTGCGAATGGGAGATTATGATACAAATATTAAGCACTCAACAACCAATACAGCCCTTGAGGAGTTTAAGCAAAGTGTCAATGAAATGATTGGGGCAACAAAAGAGCATTTTTTAGCGACCAATCAGGCATTGCAGGCATATACTTCCTATGATTATGTTCAGAAGTTAGAGCTTAAAGGGATTTGTAAGGGAGGAGCATTTGATTTTTTGGTTCAGAATATTAATGCGCTCAGAGATTCTTTGGCTTTAATGCTTGAAAACTCTTTGACTCAAGGAAAAGAATTGCAAAGCTCATCGCTTACCCTCAAAGAATCTGTGCAAACCCTTTTTGATGGAAGCTCTCAGCAATTTAACTCTCTCCAAGAGAGTGCAAATCATGTGCGCAAGATTCACGAAGCGATGGGTAGGGTCAGTGCAAAAACGCAAGAAGTCATACAATATTCTGCAGATATTCGTGAAGTTGTTAATATTATTAGCGACATTGCCGATCAAACTAATCTTTTGGCGCTCAATGCAGCCATTGAGGCAGCAAGAGCCGGAGAGCATGGAAGAGGATTTGGAGTCGTGGCAGATGAGGTGAGAAAGCTTGCAGAGCGCACTCAGAAATCTTTGGGAGAGATTGAGGCAAATGCAAATATTTTGGCTCAAGCTATTGATGAAATGAGTGAAAGTATCGGCAAGCAAGCATTGGGTATTTCAAAGATCAATGATGCAATTTCTAAGCTAGAAAATGTTACAAGACAAAATGTTGAGGTCGCAGACAAAACAGAAAAAATCGCAAAAGAAGTGGCTAGTATGGCTGATGAAATTGTGGGAGAGGCAAGCTCTAAGAGTTGGTGA
- a CDS encoding DegT/DnrJ/EryC1/StrS family aminotransferase has product MIKFLDLQSQYQGIKDQINEIVLEILEKGAFVGGEYVERFEREFAQELGIKYALGVGNGTDAIELALKALDLPLGSEVILPVNTFFGSLEGIVNAGLKPVFVDCGEDYCIDVKKIESKITHRTSAIMPVHLYGRVCEMEPILKLSRQYGLKVIEDCAQSYGAEIEVFGEKKYAGNIGDVGCFSFYPGKNLGAYGDGGAITTSCDEVFERARSLANHGRGKSKYEHLRIGRNSRLDGIQAGILSVKLGHIKRWNEIRRENARLYHRYLEGLDEFLVLPVLDQWERSVWHLYVVRLKQRNKRKAFMEFLHTHGVECGIHYPVPLSQEEEFRAKQWSEDIVSLPMGEHLGEEEISRVADLIKQFIRQDLMR; this is encoded by the coding sequence ATGATTAAGTTTTTGGATTTGCAGTCTCAATATCAAGGCATTAAAGACCAAATCAATGAGATTGTATTGGAGATTTTAGAAAAAGGGGCATTTGTGGGTGGGGAGTATGTGGAGCGTTTTGAGAGAGAATTCGCACAAGAATTGGGAATCAAATATGCATTGGGGGTGGGAAATGGAACAGATGCCATTGAGCTTGCTTTAAAGGCCCTTGATCTCCCACTTGGAAGTGAAGTCATCTTGCCTGTGAATACATTTTTTGGATCTTTGGAGGGGATTGTCAATGCGGGATTAAAACCTGTATTTGTGGATTGTGGAGAAGATTATTGCATTGATGTGAAAAAAATTGAATCAAAAATAACCCATAGGACTTCTGCCATTATGCCTGTGCATTTGTATGGAAGGGTTTGTGAGATGGAACCAATCCTTAAGCTTTCTAGGCAATATGGGTTGAAAGTGATTGAGGATTGTGCGCAAAGTTATGGGGCTGAGATAGAAGTTTTTGGAGAGAAAAAATATGCAGGCAATATTGGAGATGTGGGATGCTTTAGTTTTTATCCTGGGAAGAATCTAGGAGCCTATGGAGATGGTGGGGCGATTACAACATCTTGTGATGAGGTTTTTGAGCGTGCTAGATCTTTGGCAAATCATGGACGAGGGAAGAGTAAGTATGAGCATTTGCGTATTGGGCGTAATTCAAGATTGGATGGGATTCAGGCTGGAATTTTGAGTGTAAAGCTTGGGCACATCAAACGATGGAATGAGATTAGGCGTGAGAATGCAAGGCTTTATCATCGATATTTGGAAGGATTGGATGAGTTTTTGGTATTGCCTGTTTTGGATCAATGGGAAAGGAGTGTTTGGCATCTTTATGTCGTGCGATTGAAGCAGAGAAACAAACGCAAAGCCTTTATGGAGTTTTTGCACACTCATGGCGTGGAATGCGGGATTCACTATCCTGTTCCTTTGAGTCAAGAAGAGGAATTTAGGGCAAAACAATGGAGTGAGGATATCGTGTCTTTGCCTATGGGAGAGCATCTTGGGGAAGAGGAAATTTCTAGAGTGGCAGATCTGATAAAACAATTTATTAGACAAGATTTGATGCGTTAA
- the fliR gene encoding flagellar biosynthetic protein FliR has product MEFLNILTQNNVAAFLLLLLRFSGLFAFFPFFDNQFISANIKAGLVFFCTILFFPLVPQMKYDLTLVEFMIAGGMEILLGFCVGMILQFVFSAIAFGGDLMSFSMGLTMASAYDPISGNQKPIIAQVIMLLALVVALSLDFHHGIFILISQSFDTLPLGTFALKNEFVTYCISAFGSMLVVGFAMAFPVMGILLLSDIIFGMIMKTNPQFNLLAIGFPIKIAIGFLILMMIVGSVIYHFQQEMIRAFGFVKVLFLSQ; this is encoded by the coding sequence ATGGAATTTCTCAACATCCTAACGCAAAACAATGTTGCGGCTTTTTTGCTTCTTTTGTTGCGTTTTAGCGGGCTTTTTGCCTTTTTTCCTTTTTTTGATAATCAGTTTATTTCTGCAAACATCAAAGCGGGTTTGGTTTTTTTCTGCACGATTTTATTTTTCCCTCTTGTTCCTCAGATGAAATATGATTTGACTCTTGTTGAATTTATGATTGCTGGTGGCATGGAAATCTTGCTTGGATTTTGTGTGGGGATGATTTTACAATTTGTGTTTTCTGCGATTGCTTTTGGAGGGGATTTGATGAGTTTCTCAATGGGTCTTACAATGGCAAGTGCCTATGATCCAATCAGTGGGAATCAAAAGCCTATCATAGCCCAAGTCATTATGCTTTTAGCACTTGTTGTGGCGTTGAGTTTGGACTTTCATCATGGGATTTTTATCTTGATCTCGCAAAGCTTTGATACTTTGCCACTAGGAACTTTTGCTCTTAAAAATGAGTTTGTGACTTATTGCATCAGCGCTTTTGGAAGTATGCTTGTTGTGGGATTTGCAATGGCTTTTCCTGTGATGGGGATTTTATTGTTGAGTGATATTATTTTTGGGATGATTATGAAAACCAATCCACAATTTAATCTCTTAGCGATTGGTTTTCCCATCAAAATTGCTATTGGGTTTTTGATCCTTATGATGATCGTGGGATCTGTGATTTATCATTTTCAGCAAGAAATGATTCGGGCTTTTGGGTTTGTTAAAGTTCTTTTTTTGTCTCAATAA